From one Halothece sp. PCC 7418 genomic stretch:
- the cax gene encoding calcium/proton exchanger produces the protein MLNKNTIFFGLLLFIPISLLGHWLHWDEVSIFLTASLAIIPLAAFMGEATEEIAIVVGPTLGGLLNATFGNATELILAFIALKSGLISVVKATITGSIISNLLLVMGFAMLLGGLRYKEQVFQSEVARVNASSMNLAVIAILLPTAVEHTSNGIGEETLQTLSVAVAIVLIIVYGLTLLFSMKTHSYLCEVGEIDQQSSSAMESGDKIPEKKPEDVNLWFWLGILLVVTITVAIESELLVNSLESATESLGLTALFTGVILLPVIGNAAEHFTAVTVAMKNKMDLSLSVAVGSTLQIALFVAPVLVIAGWIMGQPMDLDFNPFELVAVAVSVLIANSISSDGKSNWLEGSLLLATYIVIGLAFFFHPVVPEIG, from the coding sequence ATGTTGAATAAAAATACGATCTTTTTTGGGTTACTTCTCTTTATTCCCATTTCACTACTGGGTCATTGGTTGCATTGGGATGAAGTCAGTATATTTTTGACTGCCTCTTTAGCGATTATTCCCCTTGCTGCTTTTATGGGGGAAGCAACCGAAGAAATTGCTATAGTTGTTGGTCCTACGCTCGGTGGACTTTTAAATGCCACCTTTGGCAATGCGACCGAACTGATTTTAGCGTTTATTGCCTTAAAAAGTGGTTTGATTAGTGTTGTGAAAGCAACGATTACTGGCTCAATTATTAGTAATTTGTTACTGGTTATGGGCTTTGCGATGCTTTTAGGCGGGTTACGCTATAAAGAACAAGTTTTTCAGTCGGAAGTGGCAAGAGTGAATGCCTCATCGATGAATTTAGCTGTCATTGCAATTTTGCTTCCAACCGCAGTGGAACATACTTCTAATGGGATTGGAGAAGAAACATTACAAACGCTATCCGTTGCTGTTGCCATTGTTTTAATTATTGTTTACGGACTCACCCTCTTATTTTCCATGAAAACTCATTCTTATTTGTGTGAAGTGGGAGAAATTGATCAACAGTCCTCTTCTGCAATGGAATCTGGAGACAAAATCCCAGAAAAAAAACCGGAAGATGTTAATCTCTGGTTTTGGCTAGGGATTTTATTGGTGGTTACGATTACAGTTGCAATTGAATCCGAATTATTAGTAAATTCTTTAGAATCAGCCACTGAAAGTTTAGGGCTTACTGCTCTCTTTACTGGGGTTATTCTATTACCCGTAATTGGGAATGCAGCAGAACACTTTACAGCAGTTACTGTTGCTATGAAAAATAAAATGGATTTATCTTTATCGGTTGCCGTTGGTTCCACACTTCAAATTGCTCTATTTGTTGCCCCTGTTTTAGTGATTGCAGGTTGGATCATGGGTCAACCGATGGATTTAGACTTCAATCCCTTTGAATTAGTGGCAGTAGCCGTTTCTGTTTTAATTGCTAACTCCATCAGTTCTGATGGTAAATCAAACTGGCTAGAAGGGAGTCTCCTGTTAGCCACTTATATTGTCATTGGCTTAGCGTTTTTCTTCCATCCTGTTGTTCCTGAAATTGGTTAA
- a CDS encoding endonuclease MutS2, with protein sequence MIEAETLDLLEWRRLGEHLATFTSTKLGAYAARHLPIPDNRETSLTLLTETKEVYALEENLTSGWKFDGIYDFSSALERAEYKGILEGETLLQIATTLAGMRRLRRVIDELEDSPRLKELISQIRTYPELEKEINRCLDDKGKVTERASPKLGEIRQNLKERRDRIYQKLQNIMQQQSGAIQEPVITQRGERFVLPVKAGHKESIRGIVHDSSGSGATLYIEPNSIVELGNQQRQYLRQEKREEERILQALTEEVAEVKEDLELLLAIATKLDLATARSRYSLWLEANPPQFVESNSREPITLRRLRHPLLVWQHHHEQGTPVVPIDVQIDPETRVVAITGPNTGGKTVTLKTVGLAALMAKVGLFIPAKEPVEIPWFEQVLADIGDEQSIEQSLSTFSGHIRRITRIIDALHPSSIDHPEANEDADGETIKLSLVLLDEVGAGTDPAEGSAIAIALLQYLAARVRLTIATTHYGELKALKYQDERFENASVEFDDETLSPTYRLLWGIPGRSNALTIARRLGLDPEILDLAKNKMGGYSEDINQVISGLEKQRREQEEKAREARQLLEQAEKFYQEVSSRAKALEAREADLKRSQEQAVNEAVSEARQEIAQVIKQLQQGQKTGQAAQKATATVNEIAGRHRPQPETPKPKPQYQPQVGEQVRLPKFNQTGEVLTAPNAEGKLTIRFGLMKMTVSLADIESLDGKKPELPQKQQKASTSTPKKSASEAPTVRTESNTLDIRGYRVAQAESQLENTIRSQNRGALWVIHGKGTGKLRQGVQEFLKQHPQVERYETAPQNEGGSGVTVAYLKS encoded by the coding sequence TTGATAGAAGCAGAAACCCTTGACTTGTTGGAATGGCGACGCTTAGGTGAACATCTAGCGACCTTTACGAGTACAAAACTCGGGGCGTATGCAGCCCGTCATCTTCCTATTCCAGACAACCGTGAAACCAGCTTAACGCTACTGACAGAAACCAAAGAAGTTTATGCACTGGAAGAAAACTTAACCAGTGGTTGGAAATTTGATGGCATATATGATTTCAGTTCCGCGTTAGAACGCGCCGAATATAAGGGCATTTTAGAAGGAGAAACCCTGTTGCAAATTGCGACAACGTTAGCGGGAATGCGACGGTTACGGCGGGTGATTGATGAGTTAGAAGACTCCCCTCGGCTAAAAGAACTGATTTCGCAGATCCGAACTTATCCCGAATTAGAAAAAGAAATTAATCGCTGTTTGGATGATAAAGGGAAAGTCACCGAACGAGCGAGTCCTAAATTAGGAGAAATTCGGCAAAATCTAAAAGAACGGCGCGATCGTATCTACCAGAAGTTGCAAAACATCATGCAGCAACAAAGCGGTGCGATTCAAGAACCAGTAATTACCCAACGCGGAGAACGATTTGTGTTACCAGTCAAAGCGGGACATAAAGAGTCGATTCGCGGTATAGTTCATGACAGTTCTGGGAGTGGTGCCACCCTGTATATTGAGCCCAATTCGATCGTAGAATTAGGAAATCAACAGCGACAGTATCTCCGTCAAGAAAAACGAGAAGAAGAGCGGATTTTGCAGGCTCTGACGGAAGAAGTTGCTGAGGTCAAAGAGGATTTAGAATTACTGTTAGCCATTGCCACTAAATTAGACTTGGCAACAGCGCGATCGCGCTACAGTTTATGGTTAGAAGCCAATCCCCCCCAGTTTGTAGAAAGTAACAGTCGCGAACCGATTACCCTCCGTCGCCTCCGTCACCCGCTTCTGGTGTGGCAGCACCATCATGAACAGGGAACCCCCGTTGTCCCCATTGATGTGCAAATTGACCCAGAAACTCGCGTTGTCGCGATCACCGGTCCCAATACAGGGGGAAAAACAGTCACTCTCAAAACAGTTGGGTTAGCAGCATTAATGGCAAAAGTGGGCTTATTTATTCCCGCGAAAGAACCCGTAGAAATTCCGTGGTTTGAACAAGTATTAGCCGATATTGGTGATGAACAATCTATTGAACAAAGTCTTTCCACGTTTTCGGGTCATATTCGCCGAATTACAAGAATTATTGACGCATTACACCCTTCATCAATCGACCATCCAGAAGCCAATGAAGATGCGGATGGGGAAACCATCAAACTGTCTTTAGTCTTATTGGATGAAGTCGGTGCTGGAACTGATCCGGCAGAAGGCAGCGCGATCGCGATCGCGCTCCTACAATATCTTGCAGCCCGAGTCCGTTTGACCATTGCCACGACCCATTACGGCGAACTAAAAGCCCTCAAATATCAAGATGAACGCTTTGAAAACGCCTCTGTTGAATTTGACGATGAAACCCTCTCTCCCACCTATCGCTTGTTATGGGGAATTCCAGGGCGGTCTAATGCCCTGACCATCGCCCGTCGCTTGGGCTTAGATCCTGAAATTCTTGATTTAGCTAAAAACAAAATGGGAGGTTATTCAGAAGATATCAACCAAGTGATTTCTGGCTTAGAAAAACAACGACGAGAACAAGAAGAAAAAGCCCGAGAAGCCCGTCAACTCCTTGAACAAGCGGAGAAATTTTATCAAGAAGTTTCCAGTCGCGCCAAAGCCCTTGAAGCCCGAGAAGCGGACTTAAAACGGTCCCAGGAACAAGCGGTGAATGAGGCCGTCTCGGAAGCCAGACAAGAAATAGCGCAAGTCATTAAGCAGTTACAGCAGGGACAAAAAACGGGACAAGCAGCGCAAAAAGCAACAGCAACTGTTAATGAAATTGCGGGTCGTCATCGTCCGCAACCCGAAACCCCGAAACCGAAACCCCAGTATCAGCCACAAGTGGGGGAACAAGTGCGACTCCCCAAATTTAATCAAACGGGAGAAGTGCTAACCGCCCCCAATGCAGAAGGAAAACTTACCATCCGTTTTGGGTTAATGAAAATGACCGTTTCTCTAGCAGATATTGAATCGCTAGACGGGAAAAAACCAGAACTTCCTCAGAAGCAGCAAAAAGCATCCACTTCTACCCCGAAAAAGTCCGCCAGTGAAGCCCCAACGGTGCGCACTGAAAGTAACACCCTTGATATTCGTGGGTATCGGGTTGCCCAAGCCGAAAGCCAACTGGAAAACACCATTCGCTCTCAAAACAGGGGTGCATTATGGGTGATTCATGGCAAAGGAACGGGAAAACTGCGTCAGGGAGTACAAGAGTTTCTGAAGCAGCATCCGCAAGTGGAACGCTATGAAACAGCACCACAAAATGAAGGAGGATCGGGAGTCACTGTGGCTTATTTGAAATCATAA
- a CDS encoding DEP domain-containing protein: protein MSVIILVFSINVMFILTVDQVAPQTAIRRQNSESKKLVAISYRQWLFIQGESYPVEEREVAIKQAREKIDSGQMCLVVFDDSNQQYVVCYLDPTLEPVEQNPPTLETNEELAALVEAIRQAPDLIKNNRHKLRVYPKSIVGSELVDWLCNYLNCSREEAVKVGQSLVDAGWLHHTWDKHNFADEALLYRFYQDERLSLPFVTG, encoded by the coding sequence ATGAGCGTAATAATTTTGGTTTTTAGCATTAATGTAATGTTTATCCTCACTGTTGATCAAGTTGCCCCTCAAACTGCTATCCGTCGCCAGAATTCAGAGTCTAAAAAACTGGTTGCCATTTCCTATCGCCAATGGTTATTTATTCAGGGAGAATCTTATCCCGTGGAAGAGAGAGAAGTAGCAATTAAACAAGCGCGAGAAAAAATAGACTCTGGTCAAATGTGTCTGGTCGTTTTCGATGATAGTAATCAGCAATATGTTGTGTGCTATCTTGATCCAACCTTAGAACCTGTGGAACAAAATCCCCCAACTCTAGAAACAAACGAAGAGCTCGCAGCATTAGTGGAAGCGATACGCCAAGCCCCAGATTTAATTAAAAATAATCGTCATAAACTGAGAGTCTATCCGAAATCAATTGTCGGATCGGAATTGGTGGACTGGCTATGTAATTATTTAAACTGCTCTCGCGAGGAAGCGGTTAAAGTGGGACAATCTCTAGTTGATGCGGGTTGGCTGCATCACACATGGGATAAACATAACTTTGCAGACGAGGCTTTGCTATATCGTTTTTATCAGGATGAAAGATTAAGTCTTCCCTTTGTTACTGGATAG